One Ethanoligenens harbinense YUAN-3 genomic window carries:
- a CDS encoding phage distal tail protein yields the protein MLHDVIFGAPKNLLRLLSSAQSANGVTAQVAANGLVTLSGTATADTTITLPVNAVTLGTGAYTASLTAKNGYATGTVTAAITQTAQATQVITNGNFATSSNNLATGFAVGHGVAVSCTNNTQTFRATAQSGQLDMYNYPYLSGHKYFIRCYVQATSTSVVLYAQNGTAVTHPGDGKYEPLSCIVTVTVSNFYAVIVDRRTSGWDNISVQSFMAIDMGTDASNPLYNLAAAQMAALFPSYFDGAKAVTLPNPFATVSVGSPATFTAQSGQSIPSVQISIPAGTACSQYAVGLQVESGSTATGWVSPGTQGVIFYPAEGETGTITNTGNVDAYPIITITGACANPSVTNDTTGESISVNLALGSTDTLVIDCRPATRGCYLNGTLAFGIKQELGWIHCPPGDNVLTFARNGYDTKRHCTVSLQGRYL from the coding sequence ATGCTGCATGACGTCATCTTCGGAGCCCCCAAGAACCTGCTCAGGCTGCTTTCCAGCGCGCAGTCCGCAAACGGCGTCACCGCACAGGTGGCTGCAAACGGTCTGGTCACGCTTTCCGGCACCGCCACGGCGGATACCACCATTACCCTGCCCGTAAACGCAGTCACACTCGGCACGGGTGCCTACACCGCCTCGCTTACCGCCAAAAACGGCTATGCGACCGGAACGGTGACGGCGGCCATAACGCAGACGGCGCAAGCTACACAGGTCATAACCAATGGTAATTTCGCCACGTCAAGCAATAATCTGGCGACGGGATTTGCAGTAGGACATGGGGTAGCAGTATCTTGCACAAATAACACACAGACATTTAGAGCGACTGCACAGAGTGGCCAGCTTGATATGTACAATTATCCATATTTATCAGGTCATAAATATTTCATACGCTGTTATGTGCAGGCTACATCTACGAGCGTAGTCCTATACGCCCAAAATGGTACTGCCGTTACTCATCCAGGTGACGGAAAGTATGAGCCATTGTCATGCATAGTAACAGTAACGGTTTCAAATTTTTATGCGGTTATTGTCGACAGAAGAACATCCGGATGGGACAACATCTCCGTCCAATCCTTCATGGCTATTGACATGGGAACCGATGCATCCAACCCGCTTTACAATCTCGCCGCCGCCCAGATGGCGGCATTGTTTCCGTCGTATTTCGATGGCGCCAAAGCCGTTACACTACCCAATCCATTCGCGACCGTATCCGTCGGTAGCCCCGCCACGTTCACCGCACAATCCGGGCAGTCCATTCCGTCCGTGCAGATTTCTATTCCGGCCGGCACAGCCTGCTCGCAATATGCGGTGGGTCTGCAGGTCGAATCCGGAAGCACGGCGACCGGATGGGTGTCCCCCGGTACACAGGGCGTCATTTTCTACCCCGCCGAGGGTGAAACCGGCACCATCACCAACACCGGAAATGTGGACGCCTATCCGATCATCACCATCACCGGCGCGTGCGCCAACCCATCCGTGACCAATGACACGACCGGGGAGAGCATCTCCGTCAACCTCGCCCTTGGCAGCACGGACACGCTCGTCATCGACTGCCGCCCCGCCACGCGCGGCTGTTACCTCAACGGCACGCTGGCGTTCGGCATCAAGCAGGAACTTGGGTGGATACACTGCCCGCCGGGTGACAATGTGCTGACGTTCGCCCGCAACGGCTACGACACCAAGCGCCACTGCACCGTCAGCCTGCAAGGGAGGTATCTGTAA
- a CDS encoding gp53-like domain-containing protein: MANRTQFFSDGTTVYGASDFIAPMNALTTSGIIGGYQVTAPSSGMTVNVAAGSAILNGVLTTDDTTQAVPVPTNTGGNARTDAIVLQIDATAMTTTVVDVPGATTEAANQILLAVVTVPAGASSIVAGNIDGSGRVYAGLDNPFAAVASASLGSNGYVLLGNGLALQWGTLSLGAFPAYTDVSFPQAFSAVPFTIVATMEDSAPYAVSTAVWTATKFTAIQADSVAHLVHWFAIGPMTVARM, translated from the coding sequence ATGGCAAACCGCACCCAATTTTTCAGCGACGGTACGACCGTCTACGGCGCGTCGGACTTCATCGCGCCAATGAACGCGCTCACCACCAGCGGCATTATCGGCGGCTATCAGGTTACGGCCCCGTCATCCGGCATGACAGTCAACGTCGCGGCGGGCAGCGCCATCCTGAATGGTGTGCTGACGACCGACGACACCACGCAGGCCGTTCCCGTTCCCACCAACACCGGCGGAAACGCACGCACCGACGCCATCGTGCTGCAAATCGACGCCACCGCCATGACCACGACCGTCGTCGATGTTCCCGGCGCCACCACGGAGGCAGCCAACCAGATTCTGCTGGCGGTCGTCACGGTGCCCGCCGGGGCAAGCAGCATCGTGGCCGGAAACATCGACGGCAGCGGGCGCGTTTACGCCGGGCTGGACAACCCCTTCGCGGCGGTAGCATCCGCTTCGCTGGGGTCCAACGGCTATGTGCTGCTGGGGAACGGTCTGGCACTGCAATGGGGCACACTCTCGCTTGGCGCTTTCCCCGCTTACACGGATGTATCTTTCCCGCAGGCATTTAGCGCCGTGCCGTTTACCATCGTGGCCACCATGGAGGACAGCGCACCGTATGCCGTATCCACCGCCGTGTGGACGGCAACCAAATTTACGGCAATCCAGGCGGATAGCGTGGCGCACCTTGTACACTGGTTCGCCATCGGCCCGATGACGGTGGCAAGGATGTGA
- a CDS encoding glycoside hydrolase family 25 protein, protein MQRKILCAAALLAAVFLLATPAWASMPAAGTAYCHGVDIYHGTSDNGQINWNRLAQTQNFVYIKTDEGISYVDRMWTVNRTAAAAHGMAWGPYHFLRLNSDPVEQADSFWARIRGTGYSLVPAVDVESYDGQQSAASMRQIIRVFITEFQRVSGITPVLYTYTAYANDILHGQFSDLLLWLADYRGYAGDVVGWGAWDAWQYSERGQIDAIANGKVDLDYATAEIFLAAPAAAIANRPVPAPSCEASDYYEVPSLPQAPNSRAGADFYIRDRDGARISSHQVDAGDPLIILSVDYATQLTEVLYPNYAADGWFHGYIVNDEAHLHNTGWRQWKNGRSDEPAYTVDGEYMGTLSPYEHATILKRCADGRTLLLYDTARGSETKSGYVRYPGK, encoded by the coding sequence ATGCAAAGAAAAATTTTATGTGCCGCTGCCCTGCTGGCCGCCGTGTTTCTGCTGGCCACGCCCGCATGGGCGTCTATGCCTGCCGCAGGCACTGCGTACTGCCACGGCGTGGATATCTATCACGGAACAAGCGACAACGGACAGATCAATTGGAACAGACTGGCGCAAACACAGAATTTCGTCTACATAAAAACCGACGAAGGCATATCGTATGTGGACAGAATGTGGACGGTCAACCGCACCGCAGCAGCCGCTCACGGCATGGCATGGGGGCCGTATCACTTCCTGCGTCTTAACAGCGACCCCGTGGAACAGGCAGACAGTTTCTGGGCGCGCATCCGGGGCACCGGATATTCTCTTGTTCCTGCCGTAGATGTAGAAAGCTACGACGGACAACAGAGTGCCGCCTCCATGCGGCAGATCATCCGGGTATTCATCACGGAGTTTCAGCGCGTTTCCGGCATCACACCAGTGCTCTACACCTACACGGCCTACGCCAATGACATCCTGCACGGGCAGTTTTCCGATCTGCTGCTCTGGCTGGCCGATTACCGGGGCTATGCCGGAGATGTGGTCGGCTGGGGGGCATGGGATGCCTGGCAGTACAGCGAGCGGGGGCAGATAGACGCCATTGCCAACGGCAAAGTCGATCTGGACTATGCCACGGCGGAAATCTTCCTGGCTGCGCCGGCAGCCGCCATTGCCAACCGACCCGTGCCTGCGCCGTCCTGTGAAGCGTCGGACTACTACGAGGTTCCAAGCCTGCCACAGGCCCCCAACAGCCGTGCCGGGGCGGATTTCTACATCCGGGACCGGGATGGCGCACGCATCAGCAGCCACCAGGTAGACGCAGGTGACCCGCTCATCATCCTGTCGGTGGATTACGCCACGCAGCTCACCGAGGTGCTGTATCCCAACTACGCCGCCGACGGCTGGTTTCACGGCTATATCGTCAATGACGAGGCACACCTGCATAACACCGGCTGGCGCCAGTGGAAAAATGGCAGGTCGGACGAGCCCGCATATACTGTAGATGGCGAATATATGGGCACGCTCAGCCCATATGAACACGCCACGATCCTGAAACGCTGCGCAGACGGGCGCACACTTCTTCTGTACGACACCGCCCGCGGGAGCGAAACCAAAAGCGGATACGTTCGGTATCCCGGAAAATAA
- a CDS encoding C1 family peptidase — MPHQYTLKKDPEDLRDFKFSALAPVTILHDTDYTAKFPPVWDQGQLGSCQSHAIDAIDAYIKGYAFTPSHLFEYYNVRVLENTVNQDAGGNLRDTCAALAKNGVCDATIWPYDISKFAIKPPQAAYNNANFDNDRIYTYYRVSGIDQIRQALSAGHTPLIGIRIYENFESQTTLSTGIIPAPRGALLGGHALVIVGHHDEPASGCKAKEFIQHVFFKKSTGNVKIRNSWGTGIGLSSSGYFQATYEVLEQLLMDIWVIVS; from the coding sequence ATGCCGCACCAATACACGCTAAAAAAAGATCCTGAAGACTTGCGCGACTTTAAATTCTCCGCACTGGCACCGGTTACCATTCTGCACGACACCGACTACACCGCCAAATTTCCGCCCGTCTGGGATCAGGGGCAGCTCGGCAGCTGCCAGAGCCACGCCATCGACGCCATCGACGCCTATATCAAGGGCTATGCGTTCACGCCGTCCCACCTGTTCGAATATTATAATGTCCGCGTCCTTGAGAACACGGTCAACCAAGACGCGGGTGGCAACCTGCGCGACACCTGTGCGGCTCTGGCCAAAAATGGCGTGTGCGACGCGACCATTTGGCCGTATGACATCTCCAAGTTTGCCATAAAGCCCCCACAGGCGGCTTATAACAACGCCAATTTCGACAACGACAGAATCTACACCTACTACCGCGTATCCGGCATCGACCAGATCCGGCAGGCACTTTCCGCCGGGCACACGCCGCTCATCGGCATCCGGATATACGAAAATTTTGAGTCGCAAACCACGCTGAGCACCGGTATCATTCCCGCGCCGCGCGGCGCGCTCCTGGGCGGTCATGCACTGGTCATCGTCGGGCACCATGACGAGCCGGCAAGCGGTTGCAAGGCCAAAGAGTTCATTCAGCATGTTTTCTTTAAAAAATCCACGGGCAATGTCAAGATCCGCAACAGTTGGGGCACCGGAATCGGGCTGAGCAGCAGCGGATATTTTCAGGCAACCTATGAGGTATTGGAGCAGTTGCTCATGGACATTTGGGTAATTGTTTCCTGA
- a CDS encoding urease accessory protein UreE, producing the protein MFSTGVEGNLSHFETHGREIDYALIEWFDASKHVLRLPTQAGREIGIRKPEGAALRDGDVLYHDENLVIAVRIRRCSVLRVRLHDPVQAARLGYELGNRHLPISITKDVLEVPFDEPTEQHLVKLGFLPERAECIFRGHMPSHHHHE; encoded by the coding sequence ATGTTTTCTACCGGCGTTGAAGGAAACCTGTCTCACTTTGAAACACATGGCCGAGAAATCGATTATGCTCTGATCGAATGGTTCGACGCAAGCAAGCATGTTCTGCGCCTGCCCACACAGGCCGGGCGGGAAATCGGTATCCGCAAACCGGAAGGCGCCGCTCTGCGCGACGGCGATGTGTTGTACCATGATGAAAACCTCGTCATCGCGGTACGCATCCGGCGCTGTTCCGTCCTTCGCGTCCGCCTGCACGACCCCGTGCAGGCAGCCCGGCTGGGGTATGAGTTGGGAAACCGCCACCTGCCTATTTCCATTACAAAGGATGTGCTGGAAGTACCGTTTGACGAACCCACCGAGCAGCATCTGGTAAAACTCGGCTTCTTGCCTGAGCGGGCGGAATGCATCTTCCGGGGGCATATGCCTTCGCATCATCACCACGAATAG
- the cdaA gene encoding diadenylate cyclase CdaA: MINIIYSGFQTFFSVMKTFTIWDAIDIALVAFIIYKGIQLVRETRAEQLVKGLLLLVIAYNLSLWLNLKAMSFLLVTVVQFGFVAIVVLFQPELRSVLEHMGSTGMDKFRAFGFGGKETDNYTREAIDAVCSAAGMLQKNRIGALILFERNTKLGEIAKTGTLVNADVSAELVENIFYPKSPLHDGAMIIRGGRIFAAGCFLPLSQNQEISRELGTRHRAALGISESSDVLVVVVSEETGVISLVERGVIKRNLTTDTLRIALENGLLSETVSKKYGFTSGFKVFRK; the protein is encoded by the coding sequence TTGATCAATATCATTTACAGCGGGTTTCAGACGTTTTTCAGCGTCATGAAAACCTTTACCATCTGGGACGCGATCGATATCGCTCTGGTGGCTTTCATCATTTATAAAGGTATCCAGCTCGTGCGGGAAACACGCGCGGAGCAACTGGTAAAAGGGTTGCTGCTGCTTGTCATTGCCTATAATCTGTCACTCTGGCTCAATCTGAAAGCGATGTCGTTCCTGCTCGTCACGGTTGTGCAATTTGGATTTGTGGCAATCGTCGTGTTATTTCAGCCGGAGCTGCGCAGCGTGCTTGAGCATATGGGCAGCACCGGCATGGATAAATTCCGTGCGTTCGGTTTTGGCGGAAAAGAAACGGACAACTATACCAGAGAGGCCATCGACGCTGTCTGTTCTGCCGCCGGTATGCTGCAGAAAAACCGCATCGGCGCACTCATCCTGTTTGAGCGCAATACCAAACTGGGCGAGATCGCCAAAACCGGCACGCTGGTCAATGCCGACGTCAGTGCCGAATTAGTGGAAAACATTTTCTATCCCAAATCGCCGCTGCACGACGGCGCGATGATTATCCGCGGTGGACGGATCTTTGCCGCAGGCTGTTTCCTGCCTCTTTCTCAGAATCAGGAGATCAGCCGTGAGCTGGGCACCAGACACCGCGCGGCGCTCGGCATCAGCGAAAGTTCCGATGTACTGGTGGTCGTGGTTTCGGAAGAGACCGGGGTTATCTCTCTGGTAGAACGCGGTGTCATCAAGCGCAATCTGACGACAGACACGTTGCGCATCGCACTGGAGAACGGCCTGCTTTCGGAGACCGTCTCCAAAAAGTATGGGTTCACATCCGGATTCAAGGTGTTTCGAAAATGA
- a CDS encoding CdaR family protein gives MNDKGFFYRLMHNTLFLRIVSVAAAFVIWFVVVVSVSPGYTRTVSGIPVTIDTKSGFLADAGLGLVDKLNQNISIDVSGPRTTIGRLSAKDFSVTPDVTPVTKSGSYTLQLNASLKTPDSQIHIRSISPSQIQIRFDTVASKTFPVNVRVQNSKVADGYVMETATASPKEIIVSGPSAEVAQVAQVRADVDMGNGVNATYKTKAGLQLIDASGSVLNLAHVKLSVSSVSVTVPVFKAGTVPLKVNFSNLPAGFDTKNMQYTVSPDMLHIAGSAQEIDSLTQINLGTIDFRTLSLTNKIVLPVTLTGTLQNLDNLSSATVSIDLLDTVTQAVNTQDIQVVNVPSGYRVQLRTKQINGIQLYGPAAQMATPAAVTAVVDMSTALNGTGQYVVPVTISTPSGFWATGNYTAVVQVSKTK, from the coding sequence ATGAATGACAAAGGCTTTTTTTACCGGCTGATGCATAACACCCTCTTTTTGCGTATCGTTTCGGTGGCAGCCGCTTTTGTCATCTGGTTCGTCGTGGTCGTCAGTGTCAGCCCGGGTTATACGCGCACCGTCTCGGGCATACCGGTCACCATTGATACCAAAAGCGGTTTTCTGGCCGACGCGGGTCTTGGACTGGTGGATAAACTCAATCAGAATATCTCCATCGACGTATCCGGCCCCCGCACGACCATCGGTCGACTGAGCGCAAAAGACTTCTCTGTTACGCCGGACGTCACGCCGGTCACCAAATCCGGCAGCTATACCCTGCAACTCAACGCTTCCCTGAAAACGCCGGACAGCCAGATCCACATCCGCAGCATCTCCCCCAGCCAGATCCAGATCCGGTTCGACACGGTGGCATCCAAAACGTTCCCGGTGAACGTGCGGGTGCAGAACAGCAAGGTGGCAGACGGATATGTGATGGAAACCGCTACGGCGTCACCCAAAGAGATCATCGTTTCCGGGCCGTCCGCCGAGGTTGCGCAGGTCGCACAGGTGCGCGCGGATGTTGATATGGGCAATGGCGTCAATGCCACCTATAAAACCAAGGCCGGTCTCCAACTGATCGATGCGTCGGGCAGCGTGCTGAATCTGGCGCATGTCAAGCTCAGCGTATCCTCGGTATCGGTCACAGTGCCCGTTTTCAAAGCCGGCACCGTACCGCTCAAGGTGAACTTCAGCAACCTGCCGGCCGGGTTCGACACCAAAAACATGCAATACACCGTTTCCCCCGACATGTTGCATATTGCAGGCAGCGCGCAGGAAATCGACAGCCTGACTCAGATCAATCTGGGCACCATTGATTTTCGCACTCTGTCCCTCACCAACAAGATCGTCCTGCCCGTGACGCTCACCGGCACCTTGCAAAATCTAGACAACCTTTCCAGCGCCACCGTCAGCATCGATCTGCTTGATACCGTTACACAGGCCGTAAACACACAGGATATACAGGTTGTCAACGTGCCATCAGGTTACCGCGTGCAGTTGCGCACAAAACAGATCAACGGCATCCAGCTCTATGGTCCGGCGGCACAGATGGCCACGCCCGCTGCCGTCACGGCTGTAGTCGATATGTCCACAGCACTCAACGGCACCGGGCAGTATGTCGTGCCGGTCACCATCAGTACACCGTCCGGTTTCTGGGCAACCGGCAATTATACTGCCGTCGTCCAGGTGTCCAAAACCAAATAA
- a CDS encoding NAD(P)/FAD-dependent oxidoreductase: protein MAVIVSNIRLPLEAEDAHALDAALRRAGIPRALHDRAYVVKCTPDLRHGQAHLVYSVGIDLADDEEDAAVRRAASPSVTRRNPTAFVPQPGKEMLHGRPVIVGFGPAGMFAGLLLAEYGYRPLIVERGANVEERAAAVGRFWKTGELDTKSNVQFGEGGAGTFSDGKLTTRIGDPLCEQVLRQFVRFGAPKSIARLAKPHIGTDRLRGVVRAIREEILRLGGSIRFHTQLTGLVLDAGRIKAAHLREEDAPTDALILAAGHSARDTFEMLLQSGVRLEPKPFSVGVRIEHLQEQIDRALYGQYTGHPRLPKGEYQLSLRQGKQAVYTFCMCPGGTVVAAASEAAGVVTNGMSNYERDGRNANAALVASVDAFAAPLDGVAFQRQLEQAAFAAGGGQFRAPCQMVGGFLNGFAAPPDGVVHPTYSAGVTPVRLDTLLPPPVTDLLKTGLRTFEKRLHGFSSPQAVLTGVETRTSSPIRIPRGADYMAVGIDGLYPAGEGAGYAGGIMSAAVDGLRVASAVIERYAPPQGTG from the coding sequence ATGGCAGTCATCGTCAGCAATATCCGGCTTCCACTGGAGGCCGAAGACGCGCATGCACTGGATGCCGCCCTGCGCAGGGCAGGCATCCCACGGGCATTGCACGACCGGGCATATGTCGTTAAATGTACACCCGATCTTCGTCATGGTCAAGCACATCTGGTCTATTCCGTGGGGATTGACCTGGCTGATGATGAGGAAGACGCGGCCGTGCGGCGCGCCGCTTCCCCCTCCGTTACCCGGCGCAACCCCACGGCGTTTGTCCCGCAACCGGGCAAGGAAATGCTGCACGGCCGGCCGGTGATTGTCGGATTCGGCCCGGCGGGGATGTTTGCCGGATTGCTGCTGGCGGAATATGGCTACCGTCCGCTCATCGTAGAGCGCGGTGCAAACGTGGAGGAACGTGCTGCGGCGGTCGGCCGGTTCTGGAAAACCGGTGAGCTGGACACAAAATCCAATGTCCAGTTCGGCGAGGGCGGCGCGGGCACGTTTTCGGACGGGAAACTCACCACGCGCATCGGCGATCCGCTCTGCGAACAGGTACTCCGGCAGTTCGTGCGTTTCGGCGCGCCAAAGTCCATCGCGCGCCTGGCCAAACCGCACATCGGCACCGACCGGCTGCGCGGCGTGGTGCGCGCCATCCGCGAAGAGATCCTGCGGCTCGGCGGCTCCATCCGGTTCCATACGCAGCTCACCGGCCTGGTTCTGGACGCAGGACGGATAAAAGCGGCACACCTGAGAGAAGAAGACGCGCCGACCGACGCGCTGATCCTCGCGGCGGGACACAGCGCGCGGGATACATTTGAAATGCTGCTGCAAAGCGGCGTCCGGCTCGAACCAAAACCATTTTCCGTCGGCGTGCGCATCGAGCACTTGCAGGAACAGATCGACCGGGCACTCTATGGGCAGTATACCGGGCATCCGCGCCTGCCAAAGGGCGAATACCAACTCTCCTTGCGGCAGGGGAAACAGGCGGTCTACACGTTCTGCATGTGCCCGGGCGGCACGGTGGTGGCAGCGGCATCGGAAGCGGCCGGCGTGGTCACCAACGGCATGAGCAACTATGAACGCGACGGCCGCAACGCCAACGCCGCACTGGTTGCCTCGGTGGATGCGTTTGCCGCGCCGCTGGACGGTGTAGCGTTCCAGCGGCAACTGGAGCAGGCTGCCTTTGCGGCGGGTGGTGGGCAGTTCCGCGCCCCCTGCCAGATGGTTGGCGGATTCCTCAACGGCTTTGCCGCCCCGCCGGACGGCGTGGTGCATCCCACCTACTCTGCGGGTGTGACACCCGTACGGTTGGACACGCTGCTGCCGCCGCCCGTCACCGATCTGCTGAAAACCGGTCTGCGCACATTTGAAAAGCGCCTGCACGGTTTTTCCTCGCCGCAGGCAGTGCTCACGGGAGTAGAGACCCGCACCTCCTCGCCGATACGCATCCCGCGCGGCGCAGACTATATGGCCGTCGGCATCGATGGACTTTATCCGGCCGGGGAAGGCGCCGGTTACGCGGGCGGCATTATGAGCGCCGCCGTGGACGGCCTGCGCGTCGCCTCCGCCGTCATTGAGCGATACGCTCCACCCCAAGGAACCGGCTGA
- the wecB gene encoding non-hydrolyzing UDP-N-acetylglucosamine 2-epimerase has product MTFEKKKSGEKIRVLFIFGTRPEAVKMAPLYLALREDARFEPLLCVTAQHRQMLDTVLEIFGISPDYDLDIMKAAQTLSYITTAVLTGVETVLKTCRPDIVLVHGDTTTTFASALSAFYQQVPVGHVEAGLRSFDMSSPFPEELNRRLVAPMASVHFSPTPANRENLLAERIAAPIFVTGNTAIDALSYTVRNDYAFKTSAVRGLFPTDRCILLLTAHRRENLGTPMRQIFAAVRQVAEEFPDVQVVYPVHLNPAVREPAHEMLDGLQNVLLCDPLDVDDMHNLMERAYLVLTDSGGLQEEAPALGRPVLVLRTETERPEAVRAGTVKMAGVETERIYALTKELLTDAPAYAGMARAVNPYGDGHACARIRQALLYLFGCGEKPVDFQPEP; this is encoded by the coding sequence ATGACGTTTGAAAAGAAAAAATCCGGTGAAAAGATCCGTGTGCTGTTTATTTTCGGTACCCGGCCGGAGGCGGTGAAGATGGCGCCGCTTTATCTTGCATTACGGGAAGACGCGCGTTTCGAACCGTTGCTCTGTGTCACTGCGCAGCACCGGCAGATGCTGGATACGGTGCTGGAGATCTTCGGGATAAGCCCGGACTATGATCTGGACATTATGAAGGCCGCGCAGACGCTTTCTTATATCACCACGGCGGTGCTGACCGGCGTGGAAACGGTTTTGAAAACCTGCAGACCCGATATCGTGCTGGTGCATGGCGACACCACCACCACCTTTGCCAGCGCGCTGTCCGCGTTTTACCAGCAGGTCCCGGTGGGGCATGTGGAAGCGGGGCTGCGCTCGTTCGATATGTCCTCGCCGTTCCCAGAGGAACTCAACCGCCGCTTGGTGGCACCGATGGCATCGGTGCATTTTTCGCCCACGCCCGCCAATCGGGAAAACCTGCTGGCCGAGCGCATCGCGGCGCCGATCTTCGTCACCGGTAACACGGCTATCGATGCGCTTTCCTATACCGTGCGGAACGATTATGCCTTCAAAACATCCGCCGTGCGGGGGTTGTTTCCGACCGACCGGTGCATTCTGCTGCTCACTGCGCACCGGCGGGAAAATCTGGGCACACCCATGCGGCAGATTTTTGCGGCGGTGCGGCAGGTTGCGGAAGAATTTCCGGATGTGCAGGTGGTCTATCCGGTGCACCTCAATCCGGCGGTGCGGGAGCCGGCGCACGAAATGCTGGATGGCCTGCAGAATGTGCTGCTGTGCGATCCGCTGGATGTGGACGACATGCACAATCTGATGGAACGCGCGTATCTGGTGCTGACGGACAGCGGCGGCCTTCAGGAGGAAGCGCCCGCACTGGGCCGCCCCGTGCTGGTGTTGCGCACCGAAACGGAACGCCCGGAGGCGGTGCGCGCCGGTACGGTGAAAATGGCCGGAGTGGAAACGGAACGAATCTATGCGCTGACCAAAGAACTGCTCACCGACGCGCCGGCCTATGCCGGAATGGCGCGGGCGGTCAATCCATATGGCGATGGACATGCCTGTGCGCGTATCCGGCAGGCATTGCTGTATCTGTTCGGTTGCGGGGAAAAGCCAGTGGATTTTCAGCCGGAACCATGA
- a CDS encoding DUF1648 domain-containing protein, which produces MKKRYSYTPLQLACEIVLAALAALPFILLPLFWNQIPARIPTHFGISGAADAWGSKGNLWIVPCMAAGLYVFITLILALIPPTAWNTPEGVTDENRGAFVYVMRWMMLFVKLCMLVIMAQTVWTQAHAIPSPIWALPLNLGILLGGVILFLIYTHKKFSSIL; this is translated from the coding sequence ATGAAAAAACGTTACTCATACACCCCGCTCCAACTTGCGTGCGAGATCGTGCTCGCCGCGCTGGCGGCGCTGCCGTTTATCCTGCTGCCGCTGTTCTGGAACCAAATCCCAGCCCGCATCCCTACGCATTTCGGCATCTCCGGGGCGGCGGACGCCTGGGGCAGCAAGGGAAATCTCTGGATCGTGCCCTGCATGGCGGCGGGGCTCTATGTTTTCATCACCCTGATTCTTGCGCTTATCCCGCCAACCGCATGGAACACGCCGGAGGGAGTCACGGATGAGAACCGCGGGGCATTTGTCTACGTTATGCGCTGGATGATGCTCTTTGTCAAACTATGCATGCTTGTCATCATGGCGCAGACTGTATGGACACAGGCGCACGCGATACCAAGCCCCATCTGGGCTTTGCCGCTGAACCTCGGCATTCTGCTTGGGGGCGTTATCCTGTTTCTCATCTACACCCACAAAAAATTCAGCAGCATTCTTTAA
- the speB gene encoding agmatinase, whose translation MAHEPNIPLLPTCFIGCETPLAESRIVLFGAPFDGTVTFRPGSRFGPAQMRPDSYGLEAYSPYQDADLEDAAVHDAGDLDLPFGRVERALAEIGAFSKRVVEAGRQPLMLGGEHLVTLPALKAVHAKHPDLCVLHFDAHTDLRADYLGEPLSHATVLRRVWDELGDGRIFQFGIRSGLREEFEWAKTHTHLHPFDLDGLDTALDAIGSRPVYVTIDLDVLDPSVFPGTGTPEPGGVTFRELLAALCKLRRLRIAGGDVVELAPHYDASGVSTAVACKVVRELAVAMSARESQQEKPGRF comes from the coding sequence ATGGCGCATGAACCGAACATACCGCTGCTTCCCACCTGCTTCATCGGGTGCGAAACGCCGCTTGCGGAAAGCCGGATCGTGCTGTTCGGCGCGCCGTTTGACGGCACGGTGACATTCCGCCCCGGCTCGCGCTTCGGGCCCGCGCAGATGCGCCCCGATTCCTACGGGCTGGAAGCCTACAGCCCCTATCAGGACGCCGATCTCGAAGATGCCGCCGTGCACGACGCGGGCGACCTCGACCTGCCGTTTGGCCGGGTGGAGCGCGCGTTGGCGGAGATCGGCGCGTTTTCAAAGCGGGTGGTGGAAGCAGGCAGACAGCCGCTGATGCTGGGTGGCGAGCACCTGGTCACGCTGCCCGCGCTCAAGGCGGTGCATGCGAAGCATCCCGATCTGTGCGTGCTGCATTTCGACGCGCACACCGACCTGCGCGCGGATTATCTGGGTGAGCCGCTTTCCCATGCCACGGTGCTGCGCCGCGTGTGGGACGAGCTGGGCGACGGGCGCATTTTCCAGTTCGGCATCCGCTCCGGTTTGCGCGAGGAGTTCGAGTGGGCCAAAACGCACACGCACCTTCACCCGTTCGATCTGGACGGGCTGGACACGGCTCTGGATGCCATCGGCAGTCGGCCGGTGTATGTCACCATCGACCTCGATGTGCTCGATCCGTCGGTCTTCCCCGGTACCGGTACACCCGAACCCGGCGGCGTAACGTTCAGAGAACTGCTCGCCGCGCTCTGCAAACTGCGCCGCCTGCGCATCGCGGGCGGGGATGTGGTGGAGCTTGCCCCGCATTACGATGCAAGCGGCGTGTCCACTGCCGTGGCCTGCAAGGTGGTGCGGGAACTGGCCGTTGCCATGTCGGCGCGTGAATCTCAGCAGGAAAAGCCGGGACGGTTTTAG